The stretch of DNA AATTTTAACTACGGCATGACAGGCGGGCAGATGGGCGGAACCACACCGACTTTGACCAAGACGACTACATGTGTCTACGGAAATTTTGAGACTCCGTTTAATGTGCCGTTGCTTATGACTGCTTGCGGAGCCAATTATGTGGCTCGCTGGACTTCAGCCCATTCTCATTACATAAAAAAATCTTTTCACGAAGCCTTGGAGAGGGAAGGGTTCAGGTTCATAGAGGTCATTTCCGCCTGCCCGATAAACTGGGGACGAAGAAACAAGATGCGCACGGGCATAGATCTGGTTAAATTTTTCCTTAATCAAACTGTGGTGAAGGAAAATCCTGATCCCCAGGATGCGCTTATCCAGATGGATACGCCTATTTTGTGCGGTGTGTTTGCAGACGAGGGACGTCCTGGTCTTTTACGCTCTATGCATGAGGTGCTGTCTCCCAAGGTGAAAGTTGAGAAGTTCAGAGGTGACGGAAAGATTCAAGTACCAGAGACTAAGGAGGAAGAAGCTCCGGAGATCGTCAGCAGTCCGAAGAAGGTGGAGCAGGTCAAGATAAAGCTTGGTGGTCTTGGCGGACAGGGAATTGCTCTTCTGGGCCTGATTATGGGCCGTGCGACGTGTATTTTTGATGGTAATGAGGCAGTGTACTCCCAGGAATACGGAGCAGAAGCAAGGGGTGGTGCGTCGGCATCAAGCGTTATTATTTCGTCAGAGAAGATAGATTACCCTTATATTAAAGTTCCCGATGTTATGGTGCTCATGGCCCAGGCTGCTTTTCGCAAATATAAGTCTGAGATACAACCGGGTTGTACATTGTTTATTGATAAAGACTTGGTGAAACCAGAAGACTTGCCGGAAGATGTAAAAGTGTATGCTGTGCCTGCAACGCGTATGGCCGAAGAGGTAGGGCGTAAAGTAGTTGCCAATATAGTCATGCTAGGATTTATCTCCGCTTTGACTGACTATATCAGCCTGGATGCAGTACAGTCAGCTCTGAAAATGTCAGTGCCCAAAGGAACAGAAGAATTTAACCTGAAGGCCTTTCAGGCTGGTTATGAATACGGGGAAAAGTTGAAGAAGGAAGAATCATAGGAGGCCGAGATGGCAGAACAGGAATATACCATTGGTGAAAAGACCATTGTTTTAGAGGGCACAAAGAGGATACCCATTTATATAATGGGTAAACGCTATGAGGTCCTGGAAGGGCTTACTATTATGAAGGCCCTGGAGTTTGCCGGTTATCAAATCAAAAGGGGTTGCGGCTGTAGAGCAGGTATTTGTGGCGCTTGTGCCACGGTTTACCGCCTTAAAGATGATTACCGGCTTCGTTTTGGTCTGGCATGTCAGACCACTGTTGAGCCGGACATGTACCTGACACAGATTCCCTTTGTTCCTGCTAACAAGACTGCTTACAATATGGAGGAAATAACTCCTGATGTAGGTACAATCGAGAAACTGTACCCCGAAACATTTCGCTGTTTGGCCTGTAATACCTGTACCAAAGCCTGTCCCATGGAGATTCCGGTAATGGATTATATACAGGCTTTGATGCGTGGCGATATTGCAAAAGCTGCTGAGTTATCGCACAGTTGTATCATGTGTGGCATGTGTAGCATGCGTTGCCCGGCAGAGATACAGCATTTTCATGTGGCCATGCTCGCACGACGATTGTACGGCAAGTATATTCAGCCAAAGGCCAAGCACCTGGCCAAAAGAGTTGAGCAGATTGAGGCAGGTAAATTTGAGTGGATGCTGGATGAACTAGAAGGCCTCTCTGATGAGGAATTAAAACAGAGGTATAAAGATAGAGAATGGGAGCCGGAACCATACGATCCGGCCTGGAAGCCTCAAGATACTAAATATTTGATTCTGGAATAATTGAATTTAGAGAGAAGAAGGCTACCTGCTACGAACTACGAGCTATTAAAAGGGGAAAGAGATGAAAAAATCTGGATATCCGGAAAGTTTGCAGGAGACGTTGGCCAAGGTAGAAGAAACCAGGTCAGAGCGTCTGAAGGAAGCAAAAAAACAAAAATATTTTCCAAAATTATCGCCGGATGAAT from Desulfovulcanus ferrireducens encodes:
- a CDS encoding 2-oxoacid:acceptor oxidoreductase family protein, whose translation is MSEIKHPSGKLVREDRMPHIFCPGCGIGGTISNIAEALLESGQDLDKFTVVSGIGCSGRAAGYFKLDGFHTTHGRPVAYATGQKLANPDLNVIVFSGDGDLTTIGGNHLIHAARRNMDLIVICINNFNYGMTGGQMGGTTPTLTKTTTCVYGNFETPFNVPLLMTACGANYVARWTSAHSHYIKKSFHEALEREGFRFIEVISACPINWGRRNKMRTGIDLVKFFLNQTVVKENPDPQDALIQMDTPILCGVFADEGRPGLLRSMHEVLSPKVKVEKFRGDGKIQVPETKEEEAPEIVSSPKKVEQVKIKLGGLGGQGIALLGLIMGRATCIFDGNEAVYSQEYGAEARGGASASSVIISSEKIDYPYIKVPDVMVLMAQAAFRKYKSEIQPGCTLFIDKDLVKPEDLPEDVKVYAVPATRMAEEVGRKVVANIVMLGFISALTDYISLDAVQSALKMSVPKGTEEFNLKAFQAGYEYGEKLKKEES
- a CDS encoding 4Fe-4S dicluster domain-containing protein, producing the protein MAEQEYTIGEKTIVLEGTKRIPIYIMGKRYEVLEGLTIMKALEFAGYQIKRGCGCRAGICGACATVYRLKDDYRLRFGLACQTTVEPDMYLTQIPFVPANKTAYNMEEITPDVGTIEKLYPETFRCLACNTCTKACPMEIPVMDYIQALMRGDIAKAAELSHSCIMCGMCSMRCPAEIQHFHVAMLARRLYGKYIQPKAKHLAKRVEQIEAGKFEWMLDELEGLSDEELKQRYKDREWEPEPYDPAWKPQDTKYLILE